Genomic window (Alligator mississippiensis isolate rAllMis1 chromosome 7, rAllMis1, whole genome shotgun sequence):
AAAGAGATAGCATAGTCTAGTGCTCTGACTGCAAATCTGGAACTAGAGGATATATCCTGGCCTTGTCAGACTGCCCCTGTGGCAGGTCACAACAAATCCCACATGCAGTGTCTGTAGTTTAAAGCAAGATGTAAGGGCCAACAGTGCTTTATTCCCAAGTGTGATCCTCTTTGTCTGGCACAGGTGGGAACTGGAGGCATTGGAGAAGTGGCATGCCTTGACTCTGTGAAGGGAATGCTTGCATTGTTACTTGTGTGACAGATCTAGGACCAACACTAGTAGGCTCCATAGCCTTGAGAGCATAAACCTTTACCTTTGTCTCATGAACTGGAGGGTGTGGAGCAGGAACTCCGTTGCCCGGCCAGGATGGATGCGACTCAGAGACATACGGGTTCCCATGTGTTGTTGAAGCAGCTGACCAGCCATAACGTGGCTGCATCCCATAGACTCCTGAGGGAGCCCACAACTCCTCCTGGGGTCTTGGCTGTGACGGGGGGCCCTGTGGTGGAATCCCCGGACTAGCATCGCCATATGAGTAGTGTGGGACAGCCATGCCTGGCGTCTGCAGGGAGGAGAACAGACACTACCTCTGAAATCACATCCACTCAGCCAGCAGTAATCCATACCAAGGTGCTCCTTGTTAGGAACAGCATGGTTGGATTGGCTATCCTGGCTCTGCTGGGTCAGCCTTTCTACCCTAGCTCTACAAAAAGAAGGTGTTACACATTTCAGACAGGGAGGGCTCCTTGGGACATTCATGCAGTGGAGTTGTTGTCTAAGCCAGCCTGGTACAAACAGGTGACTGCTGGATAGTTCGCCAGAGACAAAGCGCCTTCGACCTTCTATTGGATGGAAATGCCCGTCAGGACTGCAGCCCTGAATGTAGGACTTTGGTCTCTCCAAAGCAGCAGCTACAAGTGGATGGACAGGACCTGCATAAGTCCTTTATCACCCTCCCCGGTACCCGGTTGACTGGCCAACTACTTTCTCTACTTCAGGGGAGAGGAACAGCTTTTGCTAATCCTTGACttttgctcctgccccagcctgctcttggACTCTGCTTGCTAACCCTAACATTGACTTTGGCTCCCCAGTACTGGTTCTAATGCTCTGGTCCTCCAATCTGGTAACCCCAATCCTCAACTGGTACCTGACAATAGTGAGAAGCAGGAACTGTGGAGTCTGTTTCTCGAGCTCAGGGATTAGCAGCTGGTAGCTGGAGAGGCAAGCTGCACTTTGCAGTGCACTTGCCAGGCTTTGGTTGAGGAGGGCTGTACTCAGCACCACCAAGTACCTGGCTGTGAGCAttgcccaccccaggcaggctTCCAGAGGAAGCACCCATTGTTGTCTGTGTCCTGGCTTCCTTACCTGTGGTGGGGAATACCCTGGGACGTGTCTCCTGAGAGAGGAGCTTTCTGCTGTGCAGTCTGCTGTGGGGTAGTTCCAGTGAGAAGCTGGTGATGGAGACCTGTACATGCCTGCAGATTCTGCAGGGTaagggggctgtgggggcccAGAGGAGTAGTAAGTGTTTGATTGTGCCAAACTGGGATAGTGTGCAGGAGCCGAGGGGTAACGGGTGCCATAGCCTCCATTTGTGTAGGGAGAATCCAGCCCCTGAAAAGCAATCAGAGAAGGTACTAAGAACCTGGACTGGCTCTGGGCTTCTAGGTCTGAGAGTACAGAAGCAGAATGGTTTGGACAGCAGTAAGaacagcattttaatttttacaaGTCAAGAAATAAGGTATCCAACCCAATCTGGTTGCTGAGGGATAGTTCCATGCATCTACTTCCTCACTTGGGGGATTCAGATCTTACTGTGCAAGTAAGGGTGGAAATTTTGCATTGGAAAAATGCTGGGGTAGAAAGAAACAGGACAGGCTGTTAGCAGGGGAGTGCCTGTGACCATATTACAGATCTAGAAACTGATGCCTCTTCCTTTGAGGAGATGACTGTTAAGCCTTATGGAGATTGTGATCAGATGCTAAGTATTGGGCAAATGTGAAGCCTCCCAAAGCCCTATCAGGTAGGACAGCATTGTTTTCCTCTCAGCCCACTCCTTCTGGCCCCTTGCTGGAATCCACTTCATCATCATTAGCCCTAGAGATTTGGATTTTTCAGACCCAGTCTGGAGCTCTAGTAGCTCACTGACCATTTAAAGCTTTTTGACTGCCTACAGCCTGTGGACAGAGAGGCTTCAAAGCCTGGAAGGTTCCCAGCAGTACCAAGAGCTCCTCCTGGAGACACTGTGTGCTATCTTGGTCACCTGCCATGTACTCATGCAACAGTGGACATCAGTGACCCACTCCCAGGCCCTTGGCAACAGGGTGCAGGGGGGCAATGATACAGCATACAGAATGCAGTGACATCAGCCTGAGCTGAGCAGAGGGCTCCATGTGTCAGAAAGGCTGCTGTTACGGTCTGTAGCAGTGCAGGTCTCTGAGAGAAGTGCCCAAATTTGCTAGTTGGTTTTGTCTCCTCAGGACCAGAGCCCTGTCTttaggcagggccagggggtgacaTTGACAGGGTCTTACCTAGGAACATGGTTATGTGAAACATTTTAAATTCAGGGTTCTGAATAAATGAAACCCAGCATTAGCAACAATTTATCATGAAACAGGCAAGCAACTTGCACATAGTAAGAACCTCTCGGCATAAGTTATACTGGCTCCCCAACTTGTGTCCAGCCCGAAACATTAAATACAATGAGGTGTCCTACTCGGGCCCACTGTCCTCCCATCCTTCCTATTTGGTTTCTGCTCCTTGTGagccctctgcctgggtcctaAGACTTTCATACAGGACCTCCTGTCCCCACAGACCTCTCTAGCTGCGTGGACCTCTggcctgctggcccagctcttggtCACATGCTCCCATCACAGGCCCCTTGGTTTCTGGAAAGTCAAGCCTACTTTTTCACTAAACTATGGAAAAGAAATTTCCCCTGAAGGGCTCGGGCAGTTTTGAAATCTTTGAGAATTGTGTGGCAATGAAACTGATCACAAATTGCATTTGACCTACATGTGATTCAGCATCATGGGCCACTGTCTCCAAGGGAAGTCTAGGGGAGATGGGATGGTTGCTCCAAGTGGAAGAATACAAGACTGCCACAGTGAAACGCCTGGGGCACTTGGGTATGGAAATCAGTCAGGATTGAGGGGTCTGCCACTGCTTTGCTCTGGACTTCAGACAAGTCACAGTTCCCTTCCAccctgtaaaacaaacaaaatcctgcCTCAAGCTGTATGAAAGAAGAGCATGATGTAGGTGCTGAGCATTACTTCAAAGCTGTGGCTCAGTCCAGGACTGTCCGCTAGACGTGCACTGATGCATGGATCTCATACCGGATCAGTACCCATATAAAGACaactggctgtatcagaaatcagcctgacgcagccaataatttggccgataaatgctcgTGCGCGCGCACGGCTGCagcgcagcactcaggcagcgagggacagagctgtgtgcagctggtaaatccGTTGTGgcggaaggggagggaaggagcatggggggtggggggtggggggacggatgacagatcaatgtcccccatggtgagggagggggcaggtgctgcccaactggggtggggcagggcatgggacagagccacggctccCGGGGAGTGCGGGGGTGGCTTCcaccgctgcttgcaccccaggagggcattgggggggggcatctgcccccagatctgtgtggggtgggcaggttgcagctgcaggctggaaccagggctgagccaggctctttttggcaggggctggggctcaagGTGGGAGCTTCGAAGAGGGCTGCAGCCAACCACAAATTTTGCTGTACTcctactcccagcactgccgcagccccagctcttcccggcgcgtgggtggaggcagggcgtTGTGTCAGgtctgtggcagtggtgctgggggcagagctacagcgaaatttggggtggctgcagtcccctcccgagcccagcccctgccaagaagagcttggctccagcccgcagctgcaggctgccagccccacgcagatccgagggcatgtgcccccccttcccccccaaatgccctcctggggtgcaagcagcggcaggagctaCCCCCGCCCCTCCAGAGgatccaaggctctgtcctgtgcGTCACCCCGCCCCAGCTGATCAGCacctaccccctccctcactgtggggggcactgatctgccctACCacgcttcttccctcccctcccctccccccacaatggactcaccagctgcacacagctgtatcggaaatcggatcggtatcgtTCGATatccctccttaaaaatcagctatcggtatcagcccaaaaaaatctctatcatgCACCTCTGTCTGAACTTTTTATAGGATAtatttttggggggaaagtgTTCTTCCTGCTGTTTGTGCACGGCTTCCTCCAAGCAAGGCACCCCTGCAACAGCACAGGAGAGACCTGACAGAGCAGGGGCATCTACaccagatgctactgcacagtcgttACTGCACGTTTATTTAGTAGTTGTATAAGCAAGTGCTAAAATAATGTGCAGTGACCTGAGTTACTGCGCAGCAGcgccagcaaatgcctttttttgtgacactacttcactgtagtgTCGTTTCGCTGTTTTTGCCATGTGACGCTACAGCGCAGCAATACTGCAGTCAGTGTCTCCTGTAGATGTGGCGAGTTATGGAACCAGAACATACAAAGTACTGTAttctgctgcttcccttcctctgcagAGGCAGGGCATCTCTTGGTTAATGTCTGCCCTCTACTGGGGATAGACCACTTCATTACTATTATTTATTCAGGCCCTAACCAGTGTTGCTGATTCTTAGCTACTCTCTGTTGGTAATTTTGCTGGGCAGACACTTTCCTGCTCACATGGCTCCCACCTTCTGTTGTGTTAATCTCTCCGAAAAGGAGGAACTGACCAAGGTCTAGTCCTCCCATGCTAGTTTCCAAGCCCCAGGCCTTGCCTGAAGAACCCTGCTTATTTGGCTGTAAAGTACCTGGCAGTGGGGACCATGGCGTGTTACCTCACATGTGTTCCCTGAGGGTTTGTCACCCTTAGGCCTACTGAGTAGCTCCTTCAGTTCTCAAGGCAATGAGAATCCTAGGTTCAGCCACAACTTTTCAAACTATGCTTTCCTTGTTTAACACTTTTGAAGTTAGAAATGTCTACAAAACATAGCAAGGCTCTGGATGGAATTGGGAAAAAATTCTACTATTTGTCCTTGCTGCCAACTCCCCTCTCTTTTTCTACTccgctttttaaaaaaaaaaaaagagctggagAGGGAAAAGTAGGGAAAAACAACGAAGGAAAACCCAAAATATCATTATGCAGCTTATTGGGAGAAGATGAAATAACCAAAGGTGTTCCTTTTCAGAACCAGTGGATCTTTTTCTCCAAGAATATACTGGCTTAGCTTAGTAACGAGTGTCCATACGCCAATGCTGCTGTTTACGATCAAGGTGTGTTACACGTACTGTAGGAGCATCCTAGGTTCGCTGGGAGGGGCACCGCGCACATGTGGAAAACCTCTGCATTAGTGCTCACAGTAATTTCCAAATAGCAGCTGGCCTCTGTAGGCCCCACAGCTCAAGCTCTTTTTCTTATGTGGCTTGCATCTGCTAAACTGAGCGTGTGAAATGCTGCTTCCCCAGTCACGAAGAATGCTTTCGCTGTTTATGAGCATGAGAATACTTTAAGACTGCCAGGGAAGCAATATGGTCACAATCATTCTTTAAAATAGATACCAAGAACTTGGGAGTGCTCAGAGGAGAACTCCCAGCACAGCTATAGTGGAAAATGGTGGTGAGAGGCGCAAACAAGCCCCAGCACTGTGTGCTACAGCAGCCTACACAATGAGAATTCACTGCTGTGGCTCAAGCGTTAGATGCGAGCATGAAACCCCTGAGGCAGCATTTGTCCTGTCACTAGGAAGTGCCATTTAGCTACTGTTCGGAGCACTAGGAAAAGAAAATGCCAGATTGCTTTGGCATGGAAAAAAGCTTTTCACGCAGGTCCCCACTATGCTGGGAAAGCTCTCGCTTGGGTGAAGATGGATGCTAGTTTCTTCAGGAGACAGGATAAAGAAACCGGAAGATACAGCCTAGTGTTGGGGGAAACCAAGAATTCCAACCATCGGGTCTAGGCAAGGAGGCAATGACATTATCCACGGGCtttgagggaaaagcagcagagtaCTTCAAAGGACTGTTCTAGTATCAAGCAGCAAAAGGTATTTCCCTGCTTGGAGCCCCATGCTGACGTCACAATTTCTAGGGCAACCCAAAATGCACAGCAGGGACTGGGACCTGGATTCTGTCCCATTTCCAGGACTGACTCACTGCACAGCCTTTGGCAAGTCACTACAACGCCCTGCCCCAGTGTTTATGAGCAAGGGCTCATAAAACACGATTAATACCTTAGTATAGGTGCTATGAGACAACTAATTGCTTTAACTGTATGCAGAGCATTTAAGTATCCTTGGCTGAAGGCCATTGGCAGGGTCTAGCATTATTCATGGGCCACCGGTGTAAAAATAATTACTCCAATTACCGTTAGTTCACTGGCAATGGGACATGGTGCTTTGTGCAGAGCATCTAGAagtagccagcaccagcaggcaagGGGATTCAGCCACAGTTTCAAGTATGGCTGGTGCAGGTGTTTCAAGTTTCAGCTTCCAGCTGACACTCAATATAATGCTGTGGTATCTAGGAAGTAGCATTTCCTGAAGCCAATGCAACACGGAGGAAGCAGCAGAAGTCCCCAGGGCTTGCCTAAGTCTGCCATGCAAGCCCTGCATTTCTAAAATGGCTGGTCCCTTTGTTTGGGAGGAAACCAGCCCTTTGACTGGAGTCTTCTGGCTCAAACTCCCACCCAACCAGACAAATTCCTCTGCTTCACAGCAAACAAGATGGGAAGGTCCGTTGCCCAACTGTACCTGGCCTTGTAACTCAGCTCCAGCTGGATAGGGACTTGGGTAGGGAGCTCTGGACTGGGCCGTGGAGTTCCAGTAGCTGGAGGTGTATCCAGGATACGGTGGCTGCTCCTAAAGGTGGGGTGGGAAAAGGAGGTAAGAAAAGCACTAGCAGAAGATTACCTACCCTCTCAATAACGGGGAGAGAACTCACCGCAAAACATGCTGGAAAGCTGCAAAGGAAGAGTGTGCACAGTAATAATCAACTGCACGCTATATCTGTAGCACGCCATGGCAAGGAAGGGCCTGAAAACATACTATGGCCTCAAAACTATTATGAAATGCTACTCCACTCTATATTTATAGACCTTCTCacctctccaggctggctgcCAGATTCACAATTCCTCCCTTGCCCATGCCGAGACGGCACTGCGAAAAGGAGGCGTTTTCCAGCAATTGTTGAAAGGAAAATTCAGGAGGagattggatatgcatctagctggggtcatctagacccagcactctttccagcctatgcagggggtcggactcgatgatctattgaggtcccttccgatcctaacatctatgaatctatgaaaaagctGTAGAAGAGCAAGGGCATCAGTGGAAGCATGGCACAGCAGCCTCGATGTGCTAACTGACTCAACGCAGGCTCCCAAGTATGGAAATCACACAAGAAATGCTTAATCAAACTGCACAATAGGCTGAAGGACCCGGGAACGTAGCAGCAATTGAGCTCAACTACCTCTCAGCACAGCTCTTCTCTTCATTGGCAGCTCAGAGGCTAGCTGTCCCTGTCGTCCTGGAATGGAAATATCTCAGGACTGGGGCGTACACGTTGCCCTTCAATAACCGGGGTTTAGCGGCCAACTGACCGCACGTCTGCTTTTCTGCCGTTATATCAGCGATGCAGTGCAGGGATAACCATTCAGACACGCGCtgcgatgtgctgggacagaCCATTAGTACTTCTTAACCTGGGGCAATGGATGTGGACGTCTGAACCgctgcactttgtcctgggagaaaatgGTCAGTCCTAGGACGTCTGCAACCAAAGAGTCCTTTCCGTTGGAGCTGAAAAGCATCCAGACGAAGGGAAGGACAGCAAAAGTGCACGGCGACACCCGGGCTATTCCCCTAAGAATTTCTCCGAAATCAGTAACATTTGTCAGGTgacttatttgcattttttttccagcgTGCGGTAACTTTTCAGTAAATACGGTAATTTTGAGCCTCTAAATACGGTAATTTCCTATTTTCGACCTGGCGGCGCGAGGGGCCGGCTCTGCCCGAGGCCCGCCctgtcccgccccgccccgccccgcccgcgcccAGGCAGCTGCGAGCCCTTCGCTCCCCCCAGGCCTCCCTGCAGCCCCGTACCTGCGCGGGCCGCTCCCAGCCGCCCCCGCCAGCCCAGGCGGCGGGTCGGGGCTGCGGGCCGCCGCGCGGCTCCATACGCCAGGGCGCGGCGGGCGACGGCTCCTACAGCAGGCGCCGCAGGGCCGACACGAGCGGCGCCGCACCCGGCCCACGACCCGCAGCCAATCAGCGGCGCCTCCGCTTCACGGCCACCCCCGGACCTCGACCTCTCACGGGCCGCCtccctcctcagccaatcagcggcgCCGTTCTCTCACggccgcccccaccccccaaaccgcttcccctcctcagccaatcagcgacGCCGTTCGCGACCTCTTCCTGGGCCCgcgctcctcagccaatcagcggcgCCGGCACCGCGCATCACCCCTCTCGCCTGTCCCCCCCCACCGAACTCCTTCCCGTCATCCCCTGCCAATCGCCAAGCTTCTTCCCTGTCCAACAGCGCGGCCAATCAGAGGGGCGGCTGTCCACTCCGCAGCCCGCCTCCTGCATGTCTCAGCCAATCGCTTTGCGGGGGCCCGTGCGTCGCCTCTCGCTTCCGCCAATCAGGCTCGGGGCGAGGCGGCTCCGGCAGTGCGTAAAGCGGCCCGGTGAGGCAGCGGTAGCGGCGCCTGCTGCGCGGGTGGGGCGGGGTAGGGCAGGATGAACTACATGCCGGGCACTGCCAGCCTCATCCAGGACATCGACAGTGAGTGGCGGCGGCTAGCAACTAGTGCACCGAGGGGGCCCCGAGCAGAGCACGCCGCGCAGGCCCGCGACGGGGCCTAAGGAGCTGGTGGATTCTGTCCAGTGAAACTGCCCCCCGTCCCCTATCACCCCAGCAGACTTACCGCCGCTGCGCTGTGCCCcctttccccttggctgctgctatTGTCTCCCTGCATCTGTACTGCAGGTGTAGCCTGCGCAGTGTACAGGAGACCTGCGGGAATCCAGTGCTTCAGAAATATTCCACCCTCCTCCGTGCCCCTTCCTgttcttttccccttttaaaaatttcattttttttctttaactcttGCATAAAGAAAAGCTCCTCCTCAATTTGCCTGCCTGGTGCTCGCAGCCTGGTGGCCTGACTTGCAGCTCCTGGACTTTCCTagcagctgcaggtgctcagGCTGCGTGACTGAGGCCCTGGAGACGGAGGCGAATACCTGGCCCCTGAggtcctgcagcagcagcgaggggcacaagtTCATGTGGCGCTCTGGGAAAGCTTTCTTGCCCACTTACTCCTTGAGTGCAtatgttgatgatgatgatgattgttGCCTTGCATGTAACTGCTGACCTAGCTTTTAATGTCTTCCAGAAAAGCACTTGGTCCTGCTCCGCGATGGTAGAACGCTGATAGGATACTTAAGAAGCATCGACCAGTTTGGTAGGTGACAGCATAGCTTTGGTCTTGGTCGAAGCCCCCTGCTTTCTTATGAGTGCTCTCTAACCTTGTAACCAGCAAACGTACTGCACAAAACTGGCCCGGTGCAAAC
Coding sequences:
- the BAG4 gene encoding BAG family molecular chaperone regulator 4: MEPRGGPQPRPAAWAGGGGWERPAQEQPPYPGYTSSYWNSTAQSRAPYPSPYPAGAELQGQGLDSPYTNGGYGTRYPSAPAHYPSLAQSNTYYSSGPPQPPYPAESAGMYRSPSPASHWNYPTADCTAESSSLRRHVPGYSPPQTPGMAVPHYSYGDASPGIPPQGPPSQPRPQEELWAPSGVYGMQPRYGWSAASTTHGNPYVSESHPSWPGNGVPAPHPPVHETKDAYDKPEQGTNQHSYFAEANHQHSGTMSDHKPTPFHPKPPSPNPKVQYSAQPQMYDNVPRKAAVTQDAGFKASDQPSSNCLSVQPGIQRIIRVMEEVEQLEQEVDEFVGRKTDKAFRLLEELLTKELLELDSIETGGQDNVRQARKEAVHRIQAILEKLERKGL